The following are encoded together in the Eubacterium sp. 1001713B170207_170306_E7 genome:
- a CDS encoding ABC transporter ATP-binding protein, translated as MNLLTVKKLTKTYGDGNARVEALKNVSFNIAKGEFVAVVGESGSGKTTLFNTLGALDTPTQGQILIDGKDIFSMKEEQLTVFRRRSIGFIFQSYNLIPELNVEQNIIFPLLLDYQKPDQAYVEELLTVLGLKDRRSHLPRQLSGGQQQRVAIGRALITRPMLILADEPTGNLDSKNSREVISLLKSTSRRYRQTILMITHNPAIAQQADRVLQVSDGILTDLGGARQ; from the coding sequence ATGAACCTGCTTACAGTAAAAAAACTGACCAAAACCTACGGAGACGGCAACGCCCGGGTCGAAGCCCTGAAAAACGTCTCCTTTAACATCGCCAAAGGCGAATTCGTGGCCGTGGTGGGCGAATCCGGCTCCGGAAAGACCACGCTGTTCAACACCCTCGGCGCGCTGGACACCCCCACACAGGGGCAGATCCTCATCGACGGCAAGGATATCTTCTCCATGAAGGAGGAGCAGCTCACCGTTTTCCGAAGACGCAGCATTGGCTTTATCTTCCAGTCCTACAACCTGATCCCCGAGCTCAATGTGGAGCAGAACATCATCTTCCCCCTTTTGCTCGACTACCAGAAGCCCGATCAGGCCTATGTGGAGGAGCTGCTGACCGTACTCGGGCTGAAGGACCGCCGGAGCCATCTGCCCCGGCAGCTCTCCGGCGGACAGCAGCAGCGCGTGGCCATCGGCCGGGCCCTCATCACCCGCCCCATGCTCATTCTGGCCGATGAGCCCACCGGCAACCTGGACAGCAAAAACAGCCGCGAGGTCATCTCCCTGCTCAAATCGACCTCACGCCGCTACCGTCAGACCATTCTCATGATCACCCACAACCCGGCCATCGCCCAGCAGGCCGACCGGGTGCTCCAGGTCTCCGACGGCATACTCACCGATCTGGGAGGTGCCCGGCAATGA
- a CDS encoding response regulator transcription factor — MIQNRILLVEDDTSLIDGLEYTLVKNGFAIRIARTVQEALALFGQESFDLLLLDLTLPDGTGFDICRSVRRRSEVPIIFLTASDEEVNVVMGLDIGGDDYITKPFNLGELVSRIKALLRRARSLQSTTLESRGIAVDLLRGSAAKNGRPLELTAAEQRLLVLFLQNPGLVLSRSTILERLWDSSGDFVDDNTLSVYIRRLRSKIEDDPNRPSLLVTVRGMGYKWQAAGPEAGA; from the coding sequence ATGATCCAGAACCGTATCCTTTTAGTTGAAGACGACACAAGCCTCATTGACGGGCTCGAATATACCCTGGTCAAAAACGGCTTTGCCATCCGCATTGCCCGGACCGTGCAGGAGGCCCTGGCCCTTTTCGGCCAGGAGTCCTTTGATCTGCTGCTGCTGGACCTCACCCTGCCCGACGGCACCGGCTTTGACATCTGCCGCAGCGTCCGCCGCCGCTCCGAGGTGCCCATCATATTCCTGACCGCTTCCGACGAGGAGGTCAACGTGGTCATGGGCCTGGACATCGGCGGCGACGACTACATCACCAAGCCCTTTAATCTGGGCGAGCTGGTCTCCCGGATAAAGGCTCTGCTGCGCCGGGCCAGAAGCCTTCAGTCCACCACCCTTGAGAGCCGGGGCATTGCCGTGGACCTGCTGCGGGGCAGCGCGGCCAAAAACGGCCGTCCCCTGGAGCTCACCGCCGCCGAGCAGCGCCTGCTGGTGCTGTTTTTACAGAACCCCGGCCTGGTGCTGAGCCGGAGCACCATTCTCGAGCGCCTTTGGGACAGCTCCGGTGATTTTGTGGACGACAACACCCTCTCCGTCTATATAAGACGCCTGCGCAGCAAGATCGAGGACGATCCCAACCGTCCCAGCCTGCTGGTCACCGTGCGCGGCATGGGCTATAAATGGCAGGCAGCGGGTCCGGAGGCCGGAGCATGA
- a CDS encoding HAMP domain-containing sensor histidine kinase yields MSAILSNRDIRRFYLALGAAAGLLLLVGQLMAFSLFGSTRSALYSRDTELAGALLDKGLPAAEVAAVFTQDLSAGEGEAGAALLAQAGYTPDTPSAYLPFLSAFRHSGMLTLLAYGLLFTLCAAALSGLYFQAQQRTITRAGCQLKRFMGGCTEARLEDSAEGSLYRLFGDINSLATSLTAHLDTEKKAKAFLKDTLSDISHQLKTPLAALRMYNEILQADGTDPAVLARFTGKAAASLDRMETLIQNLLKITRLDAGAITLKPDLLPVQTMMDALRLSFETRARREQKALRFSGDPSLRLLYDPDWLTEAVSNLIKNALDHTRAGGCITVSWDTSPALTRITVQDDGSGIAPEDIHHIFKRFYRSRFSQDTQGAGLGLPLARAVTEAHSGTLSVESRPGQGALFTMTFLKMTEL; encoded by the coding sequence ATGAGCGCCATTCTCAGCAACCGGGACATCCGGCGTTTTTATCTGGCCCTCGGTGCCGCGGCCGGGTTGCTGCTGCTCGTGGGGCAGCTCATGGCCTTTTCCCTCTTTGGCAGCACCCGGAGCGCCCTGTACAGCCGGGATACTGAGCTGGCCGGCGCCCTGCTCGACAAGGGACTGCCCGCCGCCGAGGTGGCCGCGGTCTTTACCCAGGACCTCAGCGCGGGAGAGGGGGAGGCCGGGGCCGCCCTGCTGGCCCAGGCCGGCTATACGCCGGACACCCCGTCCGCCTACCTGCCTTTTCTGTCTGCCTTCCGGCACAGCGGCATGCTCACGCTGCTGGCCTACGGCCTGCTTTTCACCCTCTGCGCCGCAGCGCTCAGCGGGCTGTACTTCCAGGCCCAGCAGCGCACCATCACCCGGGCCGGCTGCCAGCTTAAGCGCTTTATGGGCGGCTGCACCGAAGCCCGGCTGGAGGACAGCGCCGAGGGCAGCCTGTACCGTCTCTTTGGGGACATCAACAGCCTTGCCACCTCCCTCACCGCCCACCTCGATACCGAGAAAAAGGCAAAGGCCTTCCTCAAGGACACCCTTTCCGACATTTCCCATCAGCTGAAAACACCTCTGGCCGCCCTGAGAATGTACAACGAGATCCTGCAGGCAGACGGAACGGACCCGGCTGTGCTGGCCCGCTTTACCGGCAAGGCCGCCGCCTCTCTGGACCGCATGGAAACCCTGATCCAGAACCTGCTGAAGATCACCCGTCTGGACGCGGGCGCCATCACCCTGAAGCCAGACCTGCTGCCCGTCCAAACCATGATGGACGCCCTGCGCCTCAGCTTTGAGACCAGGGCCCGGCGCGAGCAGAAAGCCCTGCGCTTTTCCGGAGACCCGTCCCTGAGGCTTCTTTACGACCCCGACTGGCTCACCGAGGCCGTCAGCAACCTGATCAAAAACGCCCTCGACCACACCCGCGCCGGCGGCTGTATCACAGTTAGCTGGGATACCAGCCCGGCCCTCACCCGCATCACGGTACAGGATGACGGCAGCGGCATTGCCCCCGAGGATATCCACCATATCTTCAAGCGCTTTTACCGCAGCCGCTTCTCCCAGGATACCCAGGGCGCCGGGCTGGGGCTCCCGCTGGCCCGGGCCGTTACCGAGGCCCACAGCGGCACGCTCTCGGTGGAGAGCCGCCCCGGACAGGGCGCTCTGTTTACCATGACTTTTTTGAAGATGACAGAATTGTAA
- a CDS encoding lectin like domain-containing protein → MKKLPNVKALRRHALAAALGVTLSFAAFTGPTALAAPEVPVDTSGIESYDGGRLPAGLDSSYYTLPQDTNGIAPRSREAQLPEKYDLREQGLVTGIRNQNPWGSCWSFGNTSSIESNAVRQGAGNAGSLDYSEHYMAWFTFQPYEGEGYRVVANQPIAMNFGGRRQMATADTTAWFGPVAETLVPYVNTAGELGTPDEPGDWSLPESLRNPDNDEVHVQNVDYLPETGIFDAEDNYSFDAQAQKIIKQALMENGVLDVSYYAGKSLPGQEGEAGQIFNTKEHAQYSPQKISANHEVSVVGWDDSYPADNFIIKPTDESGNKLNGAWIIKNSWGPGTGGDDWVDAEGYFYISYYDQTITEFSSYQVDVEENGLFSYDNNYQYDYLGYKSFSSLPPSAGLAGSKVANVFTAEKDEVLKAVSAITVDTDSQVDVEIYRLAAGADLSNAGEALSRTTAYPTYGGYHTIALDTPVELKAGERFAVVETITGRSGGYLPIEMGYSGELEQASGGRIQAIAKIEPGQSYIYGAEQDGRMAWSDMIDMPLIPSGDETVNFGNAMIKAFTVDKDAAPAVTLNVESLGQDGQSLGSQTVTDFSAPVVLPDNTQQIALTSSVQNGTASLSVDGAAYTEGTPISPDSVVTIDTTSQPRGNSGAQYTLSFKVIKVLSDNQVTITGTGDLLPPGATFSATALEESALPEAARTNLKNSFKAFTLYQVKTLNSDHQPLTLPQGRTVAMSFPLPEGYDAAKTGVHLVNEDGSLTPLATTAAAPAAQTKALRATETEKAGTVLNVDTAVLNGTYAIALEKEAAPGGGTTDNGSGATPLDGGGKTTGNVLTGILETPQYAGMICLAALALIFGGAYLCRRRKSR, encoded by the coding sequence ATGAAAAAGTTACCAAATGTGAAAGCCCTGAGGCGGCACGCGCTCGCCGCCGCCCTGGGCGTAACCCTGAGCTTTGCAGCCTTTACCGGTCCCACTGCGCTGGCGGCCCCGGAAGTTCCGGTAGACACCAGCGGCATTGAAAGCTACGACGGCGGGCGTCTGCCCGCGGGGCTGGATTCGTCCTATTACACTCTGCCCCAGGATACCAACGGCATTGCGCCCAGAAGCCGGGAAGCCCAGCTGCCGGAAAAATATGACCTGCGGGAGCAAGGCCTTGTGACCGGTATCCGAAACCAGAATCCCTGGGGCTCCTGCTGGTCCTTTGGCAACACCTCCAGCATTGAGTCCAACGCGGTCCGGCAGGGCGCGGGCAATGCTGGTTCTTTGGACTACTCCGAGCACTATATGGCCTGGTTTACCTTCCAGCCATATGAGGGTGAGGGTTACCGGGTGGTTGCGAACCAGCCCATCGCCATGAACTTTGGGGGACGCCGCCAGATGGCCACGGCCGATACCACAGCCTGGTTCGGCCCGGTGGCTGAGACGCTGGTGCCCTATGTCAACACTGCCGGTGAGCTGGGAACCCCAGACGAACCAGGTGACTGGAGCCTGCCGGAAAGCCTGCGGAATCCGGACAACGACGAGGTGCATGTGCAGAACGTGGACTACCTGCCTGAAACGGGTATCTTTGACGCTGAGGACAACTACAGCTTTGACGCCCAGGCCCAGAAGATCATCAAGCAGGCCCTCATGGAAAACGGCGTGCTGGACGTGTCCTATTACGCTGGCAAAAGCCTTCCGGGACAGGAAGGGGAAGCGGGCCAGATTTTCAACACCAAAGAGCATGCCCAGTACAGCCCCCAGAAGATCAGCGCCAACCATGAGGTCTCTGTTGTGGGATGGGACGACAGCTATCCGGCGGACAACTTTATCATCAAGCCGACGGATGAGAGCGGCAATAAGCTGAACGGCGCCTGGATCATTAAGAACAGCTGGGGCCCCGGTACTGGCGGAGATGACTGGGTGGACGCCGAGGGGTACTTCTACATCTCCTACTACGACCAGACCATCACCGAGTTCAGCTCCTACCAGGTGGACGTGGAGGAAAACGGTCTGTTCAGCTATGACAACAACTATCAGTATGACTACTTAGGTTACAAATCCTTTTCTTCGCTTCCACCGAGCGCGGGCCTTGCAGGCAGTAAAGTCGCCAACGTCTTTACCGCGGAAAAAGACGAGGTTTTAAAGGCCGTGTCTGCCATCACCGTGGACACAGACAGCCAGGTGGACGTTGAAATCTACAGGCTGGCCGCCGGCGCCGATCTCTCAAACGCCGGGGAAGCCCTCTCCAGGACAACGGCTTATCCCACCTACGGCGGTTACCACACCATCGCGCTGGATACCCCGGTTGAGCTGAAGGCCGGCGAACGTTTTGCCGTGGTCGAGACCATCACCGGCAGAAGTGGCGGCTACCTGCCCATCGAGATGGGCTACAGCGGCGAGCTGGAGCAGGCCAGCGGCGGCAGGATTCAGGCCATTGCCAAAATCGAGCCGGGACAGAGCTATATCTACGGGGCTGAGCAGGACGGCCGGATGGCCTGGTCGGATATGATCGATATGCCATTAATACCAAGCGGCGACGAAACCGTCAACTTCGGCAACGCCATGATCAAGGCCTTTACCGTGGATAAGGACGCCGCCCCGGCGGTCACCCTGAATGTGGAAAGCCTTGGCCAGGACGGCCAGAGCCTGGGAAGCCAGACCGTCACCGATTTCAGCGCGCCAGTGGTACTGCCGGATAATACCCAGCAGATCGCCCTGACCAGCAGTGTCCAGAACGGCACGGCCAGCCTGAGTGTGGACGGCGCAGCCTATACCGAGGGGACACCGATTTCTCCGGACAGCGTGGTTACCATTGATACCACCTCCCAGCCGAGGGGCAACAGCGGAGCCCAGTACACCTTAAGCTTTAAGGTGATCAAAGTGTTGTCCGACAATCAGGTCACCATAACCGGCACCGGGGACCTGCTGCCGCCGGGCGCCACCTTCAGCGCCACCGCTCTGGAGGAATCCGCCCTGCCAGAAGCGGCCCGGACCAATCTTAAAAACAGCTTCAAGGCCTTTACCCTGTACCAGGTAAAAACCCTGAACAGTGATCACCAGCCGCTGACCCTGCCCCAGGGCCGCACGGTTGCCATGAGCTTCCCGCTGCCCGAGGGCTACGACGCCGCCAAAACCGGCGTGCACCTCGTGAATGAGGACGGCAGCCTTACGCCCCTTGCCACCACCGCGGCCGCGCCGGCAGCCCAGACAAAGGCCCTGCGCGCCACCGAAACCGAAAAGGCTGGCACAGTGCTGAATGTGGACACCGCTGTGCTCAACGGCACCTACGCCATTGCCCTGGAAAAGGAAGCGGCACCGGGCGGCGGAACAACGGATAACGGCAGCGGCGCCACTCCGCTTGACGGGGGCGGCAAAACCACGGGCAATGTGCTCACCGGTATTCTTGAAACCCCGCAGTACGCCGGCATGATCTGCCTGGCGGCACTGGCCCTCATCTTTGGCGGCGCTTACCTCTGCCGGAGAAGAAAATCACGTTAG
- a CDS encoding LytTR family DNA-binding domain-containing protein: MNQIAVCDDLKQDFYALKKLIQRFLYDYDLEYDIMGFETAEAFLEAYEPGKYAVIFLDMILPGMSGIDLAHHIRQREPQCQLIFTTVSSDYALDGYRAGALDYLLKPVCYQHLIEALTRCDFDAAPKMVPISLINDQGTTLIRAARILFAEIFGNHLMIHTNSTVMKTYLALSAFEQRLPPDTFVRVSRSHLVNMRAIVEIEGDSVLLVNGERVAVSRRRKKTVRQTFNDFLIRTGRLFPCG, from the coding sequence ATGAATCAAATTGCTGTATGTGATGATTTAAAACAGGATTTTTATGCCCTGAAGAAACTCATCCAACGCTTCCTGTATGATTATGACCTGGAGTACGACATCATGGGCTTTGAAACCGCCGAGGCCTTTCTCGAGGCCTATGAGCCTGGAAAATACGCTGTGATTTTTCTGGACATGATACTGCCCGGCATGAGCGGCATTGATCTGGCCCACCATATCCGGCAGAGAGAGCCCCAATGCCAGCTTATTTTTACAACGGTCAGCAGCGATTACGCCCTCGACGGCTACCGGGCCGGGGCGCTGGATTACCTGCTCAAGCCCGTCTGCTACCAGCATCTGATTGAAGCCCTCACCCGGTGCGATTTTGACGCCGCTCCGAAGATGGTTCCCATCTCGCTGATCAACGACCAAGGCACCACCCTCATCCGGGCGGCGCGTATCCTGTTCGCCGAGATTTTCGGCAACCACCTGATGATCCATACCAACAGCACGGTCATGAAAACCTACCTGGCCCTGTCTGCCTTTGAGCAGCGGCTGCCTCCGGACACCTTTGTCCGGGTATCCCGTTCCCACCTTGTCAACATGCGCGCCATTGTGGAGATCGAGGGCGATTCCGTGCTTCTGGTAAACGGCGAGCGGGTAGCTGTGAGCCGCCGCCGTAAAAAGACCGTCCGGCAGACCTTCAACGATTTTCTGATCCGGACAGGCAGGTTGTTCCCATGCGGCTGA
- a CDS encoding ATP-binding protein has protein sequence MKKHALHSFLLPVLAAAALAFGLFTASATFNNKYTAPGPGTTGGVTRLTAPDLSDSQAVFLARGWEFYQYQYLTPERLSQDKPLPNALITIGQAQGFDLGAEEPHGSATYRQTLLLDSALAGTALFLEVPEVYGSYALYINGVLSAESGDDGAAVRMVSLPRGTEKIELLLAVSDDHHFYSGLTYPPALGTANALNLLWLKRLAATLFAGCTALLAGVFYLVLGLKTRAFSTLVPYGLLCLAFIGASGYPLVHMLAPGGEFWYSLEHLCGYLQFLLLLLVCGQLCGLSLKKQAPALAAAGLICLAVVLFPLWGSAGTLKTLTGFSLLIDFYKWGVVLYLAAALLTGNPEPGWQQTALGCGLAVFAAALVCDRLYPLYEPIVGGWMVEAAVFIFILILAAILLAQSAHAFLEVYRLRTQNHYTQLQLRLEENRYSELKESIEATARLRHDLRQHYRLMRHCLDCSDYEGLRDYLDACSGSIPQGPSSVYCAHRSASLIIAHYLDTAKALGWPAACRAVLPQTVPFSDTDLCVLLGNALENAVDACRDTREPFLDLSISIRNSRYLVIILTNRCRPGAVPPPGHSSKGGRHCGIGLTSMAAIAEKYQGTLRYEVQDSVFTLSVILHSGVPLS, from the coding sequence TTGAAAAAACACGCCCTGCATTCATTCCTGCTGCCTGTTCTGGCAGCGGCGGCGCTGGCCTTTGGCCTCTTTACCGCCAGCGCGACCTTCAACAACAAATATACCGCCCCAGGCCCCGGTACCACCGGCGGCGTCACACGCCTGACGGCCCCGGACCTGTCGGACAGCCAGGCTGTTTTTCTCGCCAGAGGCTGGGAGTTTTACCAATACCAGTACCTGACCCCTGAGCGTCTTTCCCAGGACAAGCCGCTGCCCAATGCCCTCATCACCATCGGCCAGGCTCAGGGTTTTGATCTGGGCGCCGAGGAGCCCCACGGCAGTGCCACCTACCGGCAGACCCTGCTTCTGGACAGCGCCCTGGCCGGAACCGCCCTGTTTCTTGAGGTGCCGGAGGTCTACGGCTCCTATGCGCTTTATATAAACGGCGTCCTCTCGGCCGAATCCGGGGATGACGGCGCCGCTGTCCGGATGGTGTCCCTGCCCCGGGGCACTGAAAAAATTGAGCTGCTGCTGGCTGTTTCCGACGACCACCATTTTTACAGCGGCCTGACCTATCCGCCTGCCCTGGGCACCGCGAACGCCCTGAACCTGCTGTGGCTCAAGCGGCTGGCCGCCACTCTTTTTGCCGGCTGCACCGCCCTGCTGGCCGGTGTTTTCTACCTGGTGCTCGGGCTGAAAACAAGGGCCTTTTCCACCCTGGTTCCCTATGGCCTGCTCTGTCTGGCGTTTATCGGGGCCTCGGGCTACCCCCTTGTCCATATGCTGGCCCCAGGCGGCGAATTCTGGTACAGCCTGGAGCATCTGTGCGGCTACCTGCAGTTCCTGCTGCTTCTGCTGGTCTGTGGGCAACTGTGCGGGCTGTCCCTTAAAAAACAGGCGCCGGCTCTGGCCGCTGCTGGGCTCATCTGCCTGGCTGTTGTGCTCTTTCCCCTGTGGGGTAGCGCGGGAACCCTGAAAACCCTGACGGGCTTCAGCCTGCTCATCGACTTTTATAAATGGGGCGTGGTCTTGTACCTCGCGGCAGCGCTCCTTACCGGAAACCCGGAACCCGGCTGGCAGCAGACTGCTCTGGGCTGCGGCCTGGCGGTCTTTGCCGCCGCCCTGGTCTGCGACCGCCTCTACCCGCTGTACGAGCCCATTGTGGGCGGCTGGATGGTGGAGGCCGCTGTGTTTATCTTTATCCTGATTCTGGCAGCTATCCTCCTTGCTCAGAGCGCCCACGCCTTCCTTGAGGTTTACCGGCTGAGGACCCAGAACCATTATACTCAGCTCCAGCTGCGGCTGGAGGAAAACCGCTATTCGGAGCTCAAGGAGAGCATTGAGGCCACTGCCCGCCTCCGCCACGACCTGCGCCAGCATTACCGTCTCATGCGGCACTGCCTGGACTGCAGCGATTACGAGGGGCTTCGGGACTACCTCGACGCCTGCTCTGGTTCCATTCCGCAGGGTCCCTCCTCTGTGTACTGCGCCCACCGCAGCGCCAGCCTCATCATCGCCCACTACCTGGATACGGCAAAGGCCCTGGGCTGGCCGGCTGCCTGCCGCGCGGTGCTGCCCCAGACCGTGCCCTTTTCCGACACCGACCTCTGCGTGCTCCTGGGCAACGCCCTGGAAAACGCCGTGGATGCCTGCCGGGATACCCGAGAGCCTTTCCTGGACCTGAGCATCTCCATAAGAAACAGCCGCTATCTGGTCATTATCCTGACCAACCGGTGCCGTCCCGGCGCCGTGCCCCCGCCGGGACACTCCTCCAAGGGCGGCCGCCACTGCGGCATCGGCCTGACCAGCATGGCCGCCATCGCCGAAAAATACCAGGGCACCCTGCGTTATGAGGTTCAGGATAGTGTCTTTACCCTGTCGGTCATTCTTCACTCCGGCGTGCCCCTTTCCTGA
- a CDS encoding FtsX-like permease family protein, whose translation MKSYLDLIPQYARAHRKKNRITVLCITIAVCLVTAIFGMADMAIRAEVDRAIREVGNFHVILKDLDAAAGQMISLRPDVAVSGQLTAAASTALDGKELLLQGSSEALAQEMGLTVNEGSFPMQPGEALIDRQALEQLGLSIGDTITTEAVGGPPVTFTISGVFNDFSALKSKDRHAAFFNEAGIQALSGRDTQSACYVQFKSPLDIRPGIADIQATYGLSPDQIQENQRLLGLYGVSGDPYAYSLYGIALVLFLLVLTAGTIMISSSFNISVLERTRFFGLLRCLGASKKQVRRYVRRESLGFSLRGIPLGLLAGTVIIWICCAVVGHFNPTFYGGLPLFQLSPIGLAAGVVVGFLTVFLAAMSPCKKASGVSPLNAVTGNLESSRPRVHRAARTSRLPVELAMGASHAFGNRKNMALMAASFAISIILFLSFTVFIDFMSHAMRPLKPSTPDITVALEQEGLYLPDELVAQLAAVPGVERVFGRKYAPLPQEGGPDLSLISYEDQQLDWAGATLVDGSLDTIREKPDTVLVSYDNGQGWTTGDTITLALPGGSRTVTVGGVLSSLPFNAGDSGEILISSEAAFDHLVGRQGYTVIDLQVGDAAGSSTIDAVNALVQSAEKTHSGTPGYDIAVADSRQSNQEARSAFYTMSTFVYGFLFIIALITVFNIINSMNISVSSRMGQYGVMRAVGMSGRQLVRMVASESAAYALAGCAAGTVLGLPLHAFLYGQMITARWGDAWALPWLPLAIIIGLALATTLLSIIGPTQKIRRMDIVDVVNAE comes from the coding sequence ATGAAAAGCTATCTCGATCTCATCCCCCAGTACGCAAGGGCGCACCGGAAGAAAAACCGGATCACCGTGCTCTGTATCACCATTGCGGTCTGCCTGGTCACAGCCATCTTCGGCATGGCCGACATGGCTATCCGGGCCGAGGTGGACCGGGCCATCCGGGAGGTCGGCAATTTTCATGTGATCCTTAAAGACCTGGACGCAGCCGCCGGCCAGATGATCAGCCTCCGGCCCGACGTGGCCGTTTCCGGCCAGCTCACCGCCGCTGCCAGCACAGCCCTGGACGGCAAAGAACTTCTGCTCCAGGGCAGCAGCGAAGCCCTCGCACAGGAGATGGGCCTCACGGTAAACGAAGGAAGCTTTCCAATGCAGCCGGGCGAGGCCCTCATCGACCGTCAGGCCCTGGAGCAGCTGGGCCTGTCCATCGGCGACACAATCACCACTGAGGCGGTGGGCGGCCCGCCGGTCACCTTCACCATCAGCGGCGTCTTCAATGATTTTTCCGCCCTCAAATCAAAAGACCGCCACGCTGCCTTTTTCAACGAAGCCGGCATCCAGGCCCTTTCGGGCCGGGATACCCAGTCCGCCTGTTATGTCCAGTTCAAAAGCCCCCTTGACATCCGTCCCGGCATCGCGGATATTCAGGCCACCTACGGCCTGTCCCCGGACCAGATACAGGAAAACCAGCGTCTCCTGGGGCTTTACGGCGTCAGCGGCGATCCCTACGCCTATTCCCTTTACGGCATCGCGCTGGTGCTTTTCCTGCTCGTGCTGACCGCAGGCACCATCATGATTTCCAGCAGCTTTAACATCAGCGTTCTGGAGCGGACCCGGTTCTTTGGCCTGCTGCGCTGCCTGGGCGCGTCGAAAAAGCAGGTGCGCCGGTACGTGCGCCGCGAAAGCCTTGGCTTCAGCCTGCGGGGCATCCCTCTGGGGCTGCTTGCCGGCACGGTCATTATCTGGATCTGCTGCGCGGTGGTGGGGCATTTCAACCCGACCTTTTACGGCGGCCTGCCCCTGTTTCAGCTCAGCCCCATCGGCCTGGCCGCCGGCGTTGTCGTCGGCTTCCTGACCGTATTCCTGGCGGCCATGTCCCCCTGTAAAAAAGCGTCAGGGGTTTCTCCCCTGAACGCGGTTACCGGCAATCTGGAAAGCAGCCGGCCCAGGGTGCACAGGGCGGCCCGGACCAGCCGCCTGCCCGTGGAGCTGGCCATGGGCGCCAGCCACGCCTTTGGAAACCGGAAAAATATGGCCCTCATGGCTGCCTCCTTTGCCATCAGCATTATCCTCTTTCTGTCCTTCACGGTATTCATCGACTTTATGTCCCATGCCATGCGCCCCCTCAAGCCAAGCACGCCGGACATCACCGTGGCGCTGGAGCAGGAAGGCCTTTATCTGCCCGATGAGCTGGTTGCCCAGCTGGCCGCCGTTCCGGGCGTCGAGCGGGTTTTTGGCCGGAAGTACGCCCCGCTGCCCCAGGAGGGCGGCCCGGACCTCAGCCTGATCTCCTACGAGGATCAGCAGCTTGACTGGGCTGGGGCCACTCTGGTAGACGGCAGCCTTGACACGATCCGCGAAAAGCCGGATACGGTGCTGGTCAGCTATGACAACGGCCAGGGCTGGACCACCGGCGACACCATCACCCTGGCACTGCCCGGCGGCTCCAGAACCGTCACCGTGGGCGGGGTGCTCTCCTCCCTGCCCTTTAACGCCGGGGACAGCGGCGAAATCCTCATCAGCTCCGAGGCTGCCTTTGACCATCTCGTGGGCCGCCAGGGCTATACAGTCATCGACCTGCAGGTCGGCGACGCCGCGGGCAGCAGCACCATCGACGCGGTCAACGCCCTGGTCCAGTCCGCCGAAAAGACCCACAGCGGTACCCCGGGCTATGACATCGCCGTGGCCGATTCCAGGCAGAGCAATCAGGAGGCCCGCTCCGCCTTTTACACCATGTCCACCTTTGTTTACGGCTTTCTGTTCATCATTGCCCTGATCACCGTGTTCAATATCATCAACAGCATGAACATCAGCGTCTCCAGCCGCATGGGCCAGTACGGCGTCATGCGCGCGGTGGGTATGTCCGGCCGGCAGCTGGTGCGGATGGTCGCCTCCGAGTCTGCCGCCTACGCTCTGGCAGGCTGCGCGGCCGGCACAGTTCTGGGCCTGCCCCTGCACGCCTTTCTCTACGGCCAGATGATCACCGCCCGCTGGGGCGACGCCTGGGCCCTGCCCTGGCTGCCTCTGGCCATCATCATCGGCTTAGCCCTGGCCACGACCCTTTTGTCCATCATCGGCCCAACCCAAAAAATCCGCCGTATGGACATCGTGGATGTCGTCAACGCGGAATAG